In Harpia harpyja isolate bHarHar1 chromosome Z, bHarHar1 primary haplotype, whole genome shotgun sequence, a single window of DNA contains:
- the ACAD9 gene encoding complex I assembly factor ACAD9, mitochondrial isoform X1 encodes MQIPEEYGGLGLSNTMYARLGEITSSDGSIAVTLAAHQAIGLKGILIAGTDEQKAKYLPRLASGEHIAAFCLTEPGSGSDAASIQTRATLSEDGKYFLLNGSKVWISNGGLASIFTVFARTEVVDKDGQLKDKITAFIVERDFGGVTHGKPEDKLGIRGSNTCEVHFENTKVPIENVIGEVGGGFKVAMNILNSGRFSMGSASAGMIKKLIEMTAEYACTRKQFDKKLSEFGLIQEKFCFMAVKAYVMESMAYLTAGMMDRPGFPDCSVEAAMVKVFSSEGAWACVSEALQILGGLGYMKDYPYERYLRDTRILLIFEGTNEILRMYIALTGMQYAGKILTDKIKEIKKGNVGVALGEFLSKLRDIMGRKVDYGLVGDRGVVHPSLQESGKKLEENIYYFGATVRGLLSRFGKTIVEEQLVLKRVADIVINLYAMTAAISRASRSISIGLRNHDHEVLLTNIFCTEAYFKNNYAMTQLEKYADENLDDSIKKAAKQVLEKRAYTCSHPLDRTF; translated from the exons ATGCAGATTCCAGAGGAATATG GTGGTCTTGGTCTATCAAATACCATGTATGCACGTTTGGGAGAAATCACTTCTTCAGATGGATCTATCGCAGTTACTCTGGCAGCTCATCAAGCTATTGGGCTTAAG GGAATCCTCATTGCTGGCACTGATGAACAGAAAGCAAAGTACCTGCCTAGACTGGCATCTGGGGAGCACATTGCAGCTTTTTGTCTCACTGAGCCTGGAAG TGGAAGTGATGCTGCGTCCATCCAGACAAGAGCAACCCTCAGTGAAGATGGGAAATACTTCTTATTAAATGGCTCCAAG GTTTGGATATCAAACGGTGGCCTTGCTAGTATTTTCACAGTATTTGCTAGGACAGAGGTTGTTGATAAAGATGGACAACTAAAAGACAAAATTACCGCTTTCATCGTAGAGCGGGATTTTGGTGGAGTCACGCATGGGAAACCTGAGGATAAGTTAGGCATTCGAGGATCcaata CCTGTGAAGtacattttgaaaacacaaaagtGCCTATAGAGAATGTAATTGGAGAAGTAGGAGGGGGATTTAAG gttGCCATGAATATCCTAAACAGTGGAAGATTTAGCATGGGCAGTGCATCTGCTGGAATGATTAAAAAATTGATAG aaatgacagCAGAGTATGCTTGTACCAGGAAACAATTCGATAAGAAACTGAGCGAATTTGGATTAATTcag gagaagttttgttttatggCTGTGAAAGCATATGTAATGGAGAGTATGGCTTACCTCACTGCAGGAATGATGGACAGGCCAGGGTTTCCTGACTGCTCTGTGGAGGCAGCCATGGTCAAG GTGTTCAGTTCTGAAGGTGCATGGGCTTGCGTAAGTGAAGCACTGCAAATTCTTGGAGGCCTTGGCTATATGAAAGATTACCCCTATGAACGCTATCTCAGAGATACCAGGATACTTCTGATTTTTGAG GGAACAAATGAAATTCTGCGAATGTATATTGCTTTGACGGGTATGCAATATGCAGGCAAAATCTTAACTGACAAAATTAA agaaatcaagaaaggaaATGTGGGAGTGGCACTGGGAGAGTTTCTAAGCAAATTACGGGACATCATGGGCAGAAAAGTGGATTATGGGCTAGTTGGTGACCGTGGAGTGGTGCACCCCAGCCTCCAG GAAAGTGGCAAGAAActtgaagaaaacatttattattttggAGCTACAGTGAGAGGCCTGCTAAGTAGGTTTGGCAAG ACAATAGTGGAAGAGCAGTTGGTTCTGAAGAGAGTGGCAGATATAGTTATTAATTTATATGCAATGACAGCAGCTATTTCCAGAGCTAGCCGGTCTATCAGTATCGGTCTAAGAAACCACGACCATGAA GTGCTTCTTACAAATATCTTCTGCACGGAAGCGTATTTCAAGAATAATTATGCCATGAC
- the ACAD9 gene encoding complex I assembly factor ACAD9, mitochondrial isoform X2, whose amino-acid sequence MGILIAGTDEQKAKYLPRLASGEHIAAFCLTEPGSGSDAASIQTRATLSEDGKYFLLNGSKVWISNGGLASIFTVFARTEVVDKDGQLKDKITAFIVERDFGGVTHGKPEDKLGIRGSNTCEVHFENTKVPIENVIGEVGGGFKVAMNILNSGRFSMGSASAGMIKKLIEMTAEYACTRKQFDKKLSEFGLIQEKFCFMAVKAYVMESMAYLTAGMMDRPGFPDCSVEAAMVKVFSSEGAWACVSEALQILGGLGYMKDYPYERYLRDTRILLIFEGTNEILRMYIALTGMQYAGKILTDKIKEIKKGNVGVALGEFLSKLRDIMGRKVDYGLVGDRGVVHPSLQESGKKLEENIYYFGATVRGLLSRFGKTIVEEQLVLKRVADIVINLYAMTAAISRASRSISIGLRNHDHEVLLTNIFCTEAYFKNNYAMTQLEKYADENLDDSIKKAAKQVLEKRAYTCSHPLDRTF is encoded by the exons ATG GGAATCCTCATTGCTGGCACTGATGAACAGAAAGCAAAGTACCTGCCTAGACTGGCATCTGGGGAGCACATTGCAGCTTTTTGTCTCACTGAGCCTGGAAG TGGAAGTGATGCTGCGTCCATCCAGACAAGAGCAACCCTCAGTGAAGATGGGAAATACTTCTTATTAAATGGCTCCAAG GTTTGGATATCAAACGGTGGCCTTGCTAGTATTTTCACAGTATTTGCTAGGACAGAGGTTGTTGATAAAGATGGACAACTAAAAGACAAAATTACCGCTTTCATCGTAGAGCGGGATTTTGGTGGAGTCACGCATGGGAAACCTGAGGATAAGTTAGGCATTCGAGGATCcaata CCTGTGAAGtacattttgaaaacacaaaagtGCCTATAGAGAATGTAATTGGAGAAGTAGGAGGGGGATTTAAG gttGCCATGAATATCCTAAACAGTGGAAGATTTAGCATGGGCAGTGCATCTGCTGGAATGATTAAAAAATTGATAG aaatgacagCAGAGTATGCTTGTACCAGGAAACAATTCGATAAGAAACTGAGCGAATTTGGATTAATTcag gagaagttttgttttatggCTGTGAAAGCATATGTAATGGAGAGTATGGCTTACCTCACTGCAGGAATGATGGACAGGCCAGGGTTTCCTGACTGCTCTGTGGAGGCAGCCATGGTCAAG GTGTTCAGTTCTGAAGGTGCATGGGCTTGCGTAAGTGAAGCACTGCAAATTCTTGGAGGCCTTGGCTATATGAAAGATTACCCCTATGAACGCTATCTCAGAGATACCAGGATACTTCTGATTTTTGAG GGAACAAATGAAATTCTGCGAATGTATATTGCTTTGACGGGTATGCAATATGCAGGCAAAATCTTAACTGACAAAATTAA agaaatcaagaaaggaaATGTGGGAGTGGCACTGGGAGAGTTTCTAAGCAAATTACGGGACATCATGGGCAGAAAAGTGGATTATGGGCTAGTTGGTGACCGTGGAGTGGTGCACCCCAGCCTCCAG GAAAGTGGCAAGAAActtgaagaaaacatttattattttggAGCTACAGTGAGAGGCCTGCTAAGTAGGTTTGGCAAG ACAATAGTGGAAGAGCAGTTGGTTCTGAAGAGAGTGGCAGATATAGTTATTAATTTATATGCAATGACAGCAGCTATTTCCAGAGCTAGCCGGTCTATCAGTATCGGTCTAAGAAACCACGACCATGAA GTGCTTCTTACAAATATCTTCTGCACGGAAGCGTATTTCAAGAATAATTATGCCATGAC